One Actinomadura viridis genomic region harbors:
- a CDS encoding LLM class flavin-dependent oxidoreductase has protein sequence MTPRFHWFLPTTGDSRALIGGGHSVPAGVGRPGERPGTADRIRPPDIDYLAQIARSAEQLGFEAVLTPTGTWCEDAWLVTAALLRETSRLKFLVAFRPGFVSPTLAAQMAATYQRISGGRLLLNVVTGGESAEQRRFGDHLPHADRYARTGEFLSIVRGAWTGEPYDFKGEHYHVEGAVVPRPPDPLPEIYFGGSSPAAGPVAARHTDVYLTWGEPPDQVAEKIEWIRGLAAGHGRSPRFGIRLHTISRDTSEAAWAEARRLLDGIDPAHIDRAQEALAASDSVGQRRMRALHESYRAGDRAAGSERALEIHPNLWAGVGLVRGGAGTALVGSHAEVADRVEEYAALGIEEFILSGYPHLEEAYWFGEGVIPELSRRAAARAAATRRDGADWGNDR, from the coding sequence ATGACGCCCCGCTTCCACTGGTTCCTGCCCACCACCGGCGACAGCCGCGCCCTCATCGGCGGCGGCCACAGCGTCCCCGCCGGCGTCGGCCGGCCGGGCGAGCGGCCCGGCACCGCCGACCGGATCCGCCCGCCCGACATCGACTACCTCGCCCAGATCGCCCGTTCCGCGGAGCAGCTCGGCTTCGAGGCGGTGCTGACCCCCACCGGCACCTGGTGCGAGGACGCCTGGCTGGTGACCGCGGCGCTGCTGCGCGAGACCTCCCGGCTGAAGTTCCTGGTGGCCTTCCGGCCCGGCTTCGTCTCGCCCACCCTGGCCGCGCAGATGGCCGCCACCTACCAGCGGATCTCCGGCGGGCGGCTGCTGCTGAACGTGGTGACCGGCGGAGAGTCCGCCGAGCAGCGCCGCTTCGGCGACCACCTGCCGCACGCCGACCGGTACGCCCGCACCGGCGAGTTCCTGTCCATCGTGCGCGGCGCCTGGACCGGCGAGCCGTACGACTTCAAGGGCGAGCACTACCACGTCGAGGGCGCCGTGGTGCCCCGGCCGCCGGACCCCCTCCCGGAGATCTACTTCGGCGGGTCGTCCCCGGCCGCCGGGCCGGTGGCGGCCCGCCACACCGACGTCTACCTCACCTGGGGCGAGCCGCCGGACCAGGTCGCGGAGAAGATCGAGTGGATCCGCGGGCTGGCCGCCGGGCACGGCCGGTCGCCCCGCTTCGGCATCCGGCTGCACACCATCAGCCGGGACACCTCCGAGGCGGCCTGGGCCGAGGCCCGGCGGCTGCTGGACGGCATCGACCCCGCGCACATCGACAGGGCGCAGGAGGCGCTGGCCGCCAGCGACTCGGTGGGGCAGCGGCGGATGCGCGCGCTGCACGAGTCCTACCGCGCCGGGGACCGCGCGGCGGGCTCCGAACGCGCCCTGGAGATCCACCCCAACCTGTGGGCCGGGGTGGGCCTGGTCCGCGGCGGAGCGGGCACCGCCCTGGTGGGCAGCCACGCCGAGGTCGCCGACCGCGTCGAGGAGTACGCGGCGCTGGGCATCGAGGAGTTCATCCTCTCCGGCTACCCGCACCTGGAGGAGGCGTACTGGTTCGGCGAGGGCGTGATCCCCGAGCTGTCCCGCCGGGCCGCGGCCCGCGCCGCCGCCACCCGGCGCGATGGCGCA
- a CDS encoding ABC transporter substrate-binding protein, which produces MSITRTRRPRRPRALPAILAALLLTAAAAGCGGDPGNAAVRQDGSVDLAKVTLRIGDQKGGQQALLGAAGELRDLPYKVTWNQFTSGPPLLEAVNAGALDLGAVGNTPPVFAAAAGSKIKIVSAADLGLTGQAILVPRDSAIRAPADLKGKRIGVAKGSSAHYHLLAVLKRAGLGFTDVQPQYLAPPDALAAFSQGRLDAWAIWDPYTAQGQTQAGGRVLVDGNGYTTGYNLVVAAEKALDDKARTAALRDYLARQRRALLWAAGHPEAWGAVWSKDTGLPLAVAEQAARRRAATLIKVDDALVRHEQEVADAFHAERLIPGKVRMAEYVDRRFNDIEVKG; this is translated from the coding sequence ATGAGCATCACGAGAACACGACGACCGCGACGGCCCCGTGCCCTGCCGGCGATCCTGGCCGCCCTCCTCCTCACGGCGGCGGCGGCCGGCTGCGGCGGCGACCCGGGCAACGCGGCGGTCCGCCAGGACGGCTCGGTGGACCTGGCGAAGGTGACCCTGCGGATCGGCGACCAGAAGGGCGGCCAGCAGGCACTTCTGGGCGCGGCCGGGGAACTGCGCGACCTGCCGTACAAGGTCACCTGGAACCAGTTCACCTCCGGCCCGCCGCTGCTGGAGGCGGTCAATGCCGGAGCGCTGGACCTCGGCGCGGTGGGCAACACCCCGCCCGTCTTCGCCGCCGCCGCCGGCTCCAAGATCAAGATCGTGTCCGCGGCCGACCTGGGGCTGACCGGCCAGGCGATCCTGGTGCCGAGGGACTCGGCGATCCGCGCCCCCGCCGACCTCAAGGGCAAGCGGATCGGCGTGGCCAAGGGCAGCTCCGCCCACTACCACCTGCTGGCCGTCCTGAAGAGGGCCGGCCTCGGCTTCACCGACGTCCAGCCGCAGTACCTGGCGCCTCCCGACGCGCTCGCGGCCTTCAGCCAGGGCCGGCTCGACGCCTGGGCCATCTGGGACCCCTACACCGCCCAGGGGCAGACCCAGGCGGGCGGCCGCGTTCTGGTCGACGGGAACGGCTACACCACCGGATACAACCTCGTCGTCGCCGCGGAGAAGGCGCTGGACGACAAGGCCAGGACGGCGGCGCTGCGCGACTACCTCGCCCGGCAGCGCCGCGCCCTGCTCTGGGCCGCCGGCCATCCCGAGGCGTGGGGCGCCGTCTGGTCCAAGGACACCGGCCTGCCCCTCGCCGTCGCCGAGCAGGCCGCCCGGCGCCGCGCGGCCACCCTGATCAAGGTCGACGACGCGCTCGTCCGCCACGAGCAGGAGGTGGCCGACGCCTTCCACGCCGAACGGCTGATCCCCGGCAAGGTCCGGATGGCCGAGTACGTCGACCGCCGCTTCAACGACATCGAGGTCAAAGGATGA
- a CDS encoding ABC transporter ATP-binding protein, whose product MAEGVPGVTAAQPAARPVARVDRLTRAFGERTVLDGVELTIERGEFVALLGRSGSGKSTLLRALAGLDRDVPSGPGRGGLTVDGTTAVAFQEPRLVPWKRVWANVVLGLAAPDPRAAAAKALDEVGLTERGGAWPLTLSGGEAQRASLARALVRDPDLLLLDEPFSALDALTRISMHRLVLDLWDRHRPGILLVTHDVDEALLLADRVLVLDGGRIAHESRVEVPRPRHRDHPDLTALRATLLTRLGVTPEGTS is encoded by the coding sequence ATGGCGGAAGGAGTTCCTGGCGTGACCGCCGCCCAACCCGCCGCCCGCCCCGTCGCCCGCGTCGACCGGCTGACCCGCGCCTTCGGCGAGCGGACCGTCCTGGACGGCGTGGAGCTGACCATCGAACGGGGCGAGTTCGTCGCCCTGCTGGGCCGCAGCGGCTCGGGCAAGTCCACGCTGCTGCGCGCCCTCGCCGGACTGGACCGCGACGTCCCCTCCGGGCCCGGCCGGGGCGGCCTCACCGTGGACGGCACCACCGCGGTCGCCTTCCAGGAGCCCCGGCTCGTCCCCTGGAAACGGGTCTGGGCCAACGTCGTCCTAGGCCTGGCGGCGCCCGACCCCCGCGCCGCCGCGGCCAAGGCGCTCGACGAGGTCGGGCTGACCGAACGCGGCGGCGCCTGGCCGCTGACGCTCTCCGGCGGCGAGGCGCAGCGCGCGTCCCTGGCCCGCGCCCTGGTCCGCGACCCCGACCTGCTCCTGCTGGACGAGCCGTTCAGCGCGCTGGACGCCCTCACCCGCATCAGCATGCACCGGCTCGTCCTCGACCTGTGGGACCGGCACCGCCCCGGGATCCTGCTGGTCACCCACGACGTGGACGAGGCGCTGCTGCTGGCCGACCGGGTGCTCGTCCTGGACGGCGGCCGGATCGCGCACGAGTCCCGCGTCGAGGTGCCCCGCCCCCGCCACCGCGACCATCCCGACCTCACCGCGCTGCGCGCCACCCTGCTCACCCGGCTCGGTGTCACCCCCGAAGGGACCTCATGA
- a CDS encoding ABC transporter permease: MSTSSLDLARAPSRARPRISSVRLPRSAAARAVSPLLLLVLWQLASSSGLLPERLLAAPATIAATGVDLARDGTLPAAIGVSVQRAALGFLIGGAAGVGLALAAGLARIGEHAVDPLMQMLRALPNFGLIPLFILWFGIGEAPKVALVALAVAFPLYLNTFAGIRGVDPKLAEVAHTLRLGRLALVRHIVLPGALPQALTGLRQSLGIAWLALIVAEQVNASSGLGFMINNAREFLRTDVVVLGLVVYAALGLLTDALVRLLERRTLAWRKEFLA, encoded by the coding sequence GTGTCCACCTCCTCTCTCGACCTCGCCCGCGCCCCCTCCCGGGCGCGTCCGAGGATCTCCTCCGTCCGGCTGCCGCGCTCCGCGGCGGCCCGCGCCGTCAGTCCCCTGCTCCTGCTCGTCCTCTGGCAGCTGGCCTCCTCCTCCGGCCTGCTGCCCGAACGCCTGCTGGCCGCGCCCGCCACGATCGCCGCCACCGGCGTCGACCTGGCCCGCGACGGGACGCTGCCCGCCGCGATCGGCGTGTCGGTGCAACGCGCCGCGCTGGGCTTCCTGATCGGCGGCGCCGCCGGTGTCGGCCTGGCCCTGGCCGCCGGGCTCGCCCGGATCGGCGAGCACGCTGTCGACCCGCTGATGCAGATGCTGCGTGCACTGCCCAACTTCGGCCTGATCCCGCTGTTCATCCTGTGGTTCGGGATCGGCGAGGCGCCCAAGGTGGCGCTGGTCGCGCTCGCCGTCGCCTTCCCTCTCTACCTCAACACCTTCGCCGGGATCCGCGGCGTGGACCCCAAGCTGGCCGAGGTCGCGCACACGCTCCGGCTGGGCCGCCTCGCGCTGGTCCGGCACATCGTGCTGCCCGGCGCGCTGCCCCAGGCCCTGACCGGGCTCCGGCAGAGCCTGGGGATCGCCTGGCTGGCCCTCATCGTGGCCGAGCAGGTCAACGCCTCCTCCGGACTCGGATTCATGATCAACAACGCCCGCGAGTTCCTGCGCACCGACGTGGTGGTGCTGGGCCTGGTGGTGTACGCGGCGCTCGGCCTGCTCACCGACGCGCTGGTCCGGCTGCTGGAGAGGAGGACGCTGGCATGGCGGAAGGAGTTCCTGGCGTGA
- a CDS encoding putative leader peptide, producing MVISVSRLALLVARLHVDLRRQASSLCRPA from the coding sequence ATGGTGATCAGCGTGAGCCGCCTCGCCCTTCTCGTCGCGCGCCTGCACGTCGACCTCCGGCGCCAGGCCAGCTCCCTGTGTCGGCCGGCCTAG
- a CDS encoding sensor histidine kinase, whose amino-acid sequence MNESTHLPPQDPRNDHVRLLHGIRAAVIPGPHDPRTVPLPPRLWLRVPLLLLLLVMTIGFIGGSIAIPIEVDGQNGGVSTLLGVLQAAPLLFAVRRPLAAWRISASGLVLGVVLVHGGFWPWPVTSFLAHLVILFFVSMACDREALVGVGAVVIAGLIGPAVLAGMPGWFGAILAGVVLIVLSFGDAVGGRRTAEAILREQEELRRQDLARQAVLEERARIARELHDVVAHHMSVIAMQAEAAPYKIPELPDAARQTFEVVRDAARDALTETRRVVGLLRSDDEGAERAPQPGLERMDELAAGARRSGLAASVAVVGVPRPLAAGVDLSAFRIVQESLSNAARYAPGARVWIEVRYDREQLRISVTDDGARTEPEESHGGGHGLVGMHERVTMLGGTLATGPREEGGWSVVAELPYGE is encoded by the coding sequence ATGAACGAATCCACACACCTTCCACCGCAGGACCCGCGGAACGACCACGTCCGCCTCCTCCACGGCATCCGCGCCGCGGTGATCCCGGGCCCGCACGACCCGCGCACCGTGCCCCTGCCCCCGCGGCTGTGGCTGCGCGTCCCGCTGCTGCTGCTCCTGCTGGTCATGACCATCGGGTTCATCGGCGGCTCCATCGCCATCCCGATCGAGGTGGACGGCCAGAACGGCGGCGTCAGCACCCTGCTGGGGGTGCTGCAGGCGGCCCCGCTGCTGTTCGCGGTGCGCCGCCCGCTGGCCGCCTGGCGGATCTCCGCGTCCGGCCTGGTGCTGGGCGTCGTGCTGGTTCACGGAGGGTTCTGGCCCTGGCCGGTGACCTCGTTCCTGGCCCACCTGGTGATCCTGTTCTTCGTCTCGATGGCCTGCGACCGGGAGGCCCTCGTGGGCGTCGGGGCGGTCGTCATCGCGGGGCTGATCGGTCCCGCGGTCCTGGCCGGCATGCCGGGCTGGTTCGGCGCGATCCTCGCCGGCGTCGTGCTGATCGTGCTGTCGTTCGGCGACGCGGTGGGCGGCCGGCGCACCGCCGAGGCGATCCTGCGCGAGCAGGAGGAGCTGCGCCGCCAGGACCTGGCCCGGCAGGCGGTGCTGGAGGAACGGGCCCGGATCGCCCGCGAGCTGCACGACGTGGTGGCCCACCACATGTCGGTGATCGCGATGCAGGCGGAGGCCGCCCCCTACAAGATCCCCGAGCTGCCCGACGCCGCCCGGCAGACCTTCGAGGTGGTCCGGGACGCGGCCCGCGACGCGCTGACCGAGACCCGGCGGGTGGTGGGGCTGCTGCGTTCGGACGACGAGGGCGCCGAGCGGGCGCCGCAGCCGGGCCTGGAACGGATGGACGAGCTGGCCGCCGGCGCCCGCCGGTCGGGGCTGGCCGCCTCGGTCGCGGTGGTCGGGGTGCCCCGGCCGCTGGCCGCGGGGGTCGACCTGTCGGCGTTCCGCATCGTCCAGGAGTCGCTGAGCAACGCGGCCCGCTACGCGCCGGGCGCGCGGGTGTGGATCGAGGTCAGGTACGACCGGGAGCAGCTGCGGATCTCCGTCACCGACGACGGCGCGCGCACCGAGCCCGAGGAGTCGCACGGGGGCGGGCACGGGCTGGTCGGCATGCACGAGCGGGTGACGATGCTCGGCGGCACGCTGGCGACCGGGCCCCGCGAGGAGGGCGGCTGGTCGGTGGTGGCGGAACTCCCCTACGGGGAGTGA
- a CDS encoding response regulator, with amino-acid sequence MTIRVLIADDQVMIRDGLAALLSSDPEIEVIGQAGTGVEAVELARKLDPDVIVMDIRMPEMDGLAATAELVGEPPAEDVDPAGVRPKVLVLTTFDLDEYVYEALGAGASGFLLKDASAADLIAGVRVVAAGDALLAPSITRRLIGDFARRRRHQRPSPGATSSLTPRELDVLRLIARGLSNAEIAAELVLAEQTVKTHVGHVLTKLSLRDRTQAVVYAYENGLVG; translated from the coding sequence GTGACGATTCGGGTGCTGATCGCCGACGATCAGGTGATGATCCGCGACGGGCTGGCCGCCCTGCTGTCCTCCGATCCGGAGATCGAGGTCATCGGGCAGGCGGGCACCGGCGTGGAGGCGGTGGAGCTGGCCCGGAAGCTGGACCCGGACGTGATCGTGATGGACATCCGGATGCCGGAGATGGACGGGCTGGCCGCCACCGCCGAGCTGGTCGGCGAACCGCCCGCCGAGGACGTCGACCCGGCCGGGGTCCGCCCCAAGGTGCTGGTGCTGACCACCTTCGACCTGGACGAGTACGTGTACGAGGCGCTCGGCGCGGGGGCCAGCGGCTTCCTGCTGAAGGACGCCTCGGCCGCCGACCTGATCGCCGGGGTGCGGGTGGTGGCCGCGGGCGACGCCCTGCTGGCCCCCTCCATCACCCGCCGGCTGATCGGCGACTTCGCCCGGCGCCGGCGCCACCAGCGGCCCAGCCCCGGCGCCACCTCCTCGCTGACCCCGCGCGAGCTGGACGTGCTGCGCCTCATCGCGCGGGGCCTGTCCAACGCCGAGATCGCCGCCGAGCTGGTGCTGGCCGAGCAGACGGTCAAGACGCACGTGGGGCACGTGCTGACCAAGCTCTCGCTGCGCGACCGCACCCAGGCCGTCGTCTACGCCTACGAGAACGGCCTGGTCGGCTGA
- a CDS encoding quinone oxidoreductase family protein, with product MRAIQITEFGGPEVLGLAELPEPVPGPGEILVEVSRAGVNYADTHQAENSYLAAASLPLVPGAEVVGRTPEGRRVVALLTSGGYAEKALALAAMAWDVPETVDDLTALGMVVQGASAWLLLRRSVHLEPGESVVVHAAAGGVGSLAVQLAKAWGAGRVIATASSKEKRDLALELGADAVVDPAEPDLKAALIEANEGRRVDVVLEMTGGTVTDQSLLALAPFGRLAFYGMASRQAPQPVQPGTLLARSTTIAGMWLAHVFHLPGDVMRTALDELFALVAEGRLRVIPGGEYGLGEARRAHEELRARRTTGKLLIDPSR from the coding sequence GTGCGCGCGATCCAGATCACCGAGTTCGGCGGACCCGAGGTGCTCGGCCTCGCCGAGCTGCCCGAGCCCGTTCCCGGCCCGGGAGAGATCCTCGTCGAGGTGTCCCGGGCCGGCGTCAACTACGCCGACACCCACCAGGCCGAGAACAGCTACCTCGCCGCGGCGTCGCTGCCCCTCGTCCCGGGCGCCGAGGTCGTCGGCCGCACGCCCGAGGGGCGCCGGGTGGTGGCGCTGCTGACGTCCGGCGGTTACGCGGAGAAGGCGCTCGCCCTCGCGGCCATGGCCTGGGACGTACCTGAGACGGTCGACGACCTCACCGCCCTCGGCATGGTCGTCCAGGGCGCCTCCGCATGGTTGCTGCTGCGCCGCAGCGTCCATCTGGAGCCCGGCGAGTCGGTGGTCGTGCACGCCGCCGCCGGCGGGGTCGGCTCGCTGGCCGTGCAGCTCGCCAAGGCGTGGGGCGCCGGCCGGGTCATCGCGACCGCCTCGTCCAAGGAGAAGCGCGACCTGGCGCTGGAGCTGGGCGCCGACGCCGTCGTCGATCCCGCCGAGCCCGACCTGAAGGCCGCGCTGATCGAGGCCAACGAGGGCCGCCGCGTGGACGTGGTGCTGGAGATGACCGGCGGGACCGTCACCGACCAGAGCCTTCTCGCGCTCGCGCCGTTCGGGCGGCTGGCGTTCTACGGCATGGCCTCGCGGCAGGCCCCGCAGCCGGTGCAGCCGGGGACGCTGCTGGCGCGCTCCACCACCATCGCCGGCATGTGGCTGGCCCACGTGTTCCATCTGCCCGGCGACGTGATGCGCACCGCGCTGGACGAGCTGTTCGCCCTGGTCGCCGAGGGGAGGCTCCGGGTGATCCCCGGCGGCGAGTACGGGTTGGGCGAGGCCCGCCGTGCCCACGAGGAGCTGCGCGCCCGGCGCACGACCGGCAAGCTCCTCATCGACCCGTCCCGCTGA
- a CDS encoding SDR family NAD(P)-dependent oxidoreductase, protein MAPFDGTGKVALITGGANGIGAAVARRLAGRGVRPVLADVDEERGTALAGELDGRFVRCDVRDPADSAAAVAAAVESFGGLDVAFLNAGVSSGCGLDADFDPELYRRAIGINLDGVVYGVHAALPALRARGGGDIVATASMAALTSTPFDPVYGANKAAVVGLVRALGPLHAPEGIRVNALCPSFADTAILHDLKGHLRETGFPILEVAEVVEAFMAILDGDGAGEAWFVVPGREPGPFAFRGVPGPRRH, encoded by the coding sequence ATGGCACCCTTCGACGGTACGGGCAAGGTGGCGCTGATCACGGGCGGGGCCAACGGCATCGGCGCGGCGGTGGCCCGCCGGCTCGCCGGCCGGGGCGTCCGCCCGGTGCTCGCCGACGTGGACGAGGAGCGCGGCACCGCGCTCGCCGGGGAACTGGACGGGCGGTTCGTGCGCTGCGACGTGCGCGACCCGGCCGACAGCGCGGCCGCCGTCGCCGCCGCGGTGGAGTCCTTCGGCGGCCTGGACGTGGCCTTCCTGAACGCCGGCGTCTCCAGCGGGTGCGGCCTCGACGCCGACTTCGACCCCGAGCTCTACCGGCGCGCGATCGGGATCAACCTCGACGGCGTCGTGTACGGGGTGCACGCCGCGCTTCCCGCCCTGCGCGCCCGCGGCGGAGGCGACATCGTCGCCACCGCGAGCATGGCGGCGCTCACCTCCACCCCGTTCGACCCCGTCTACGGCGCGAACAAGGCCGCCGTGGTCGGGCTGGTCCGCGCCCTCGGCCCCCTCCACGCGCCGGAGGGGATCCGGGTCAACGCGCTGTGCCCGTCGTTCGCCGACACCGCCATCCTGCACGACTTGAAGGGGCACCTGCGGGAGACCGGGTTCCCGATCCTGGAGGTCGCCGAGGTGGTGGAGGCGTTCATGGCGATCCTGGACGGCGACGGCGCGGGTGAGGCGTGGTTCGTCGTCCCCGGGCGCGAGCCCGGCCCCTTCGCCTTCCGCGGGGTCCCCGGCCCGCGCCGACACTGA
- a CDS encoding acyl-CoA dehydrogenase family protein, with translation MDFGLSERAQDYLGRLQDFMDSHVYPAEPLYAEQRRELRAAGQEHTVPPIVEELKAEARGRGLWNLFLPASHPGGTTPLYPPAGTQEDPAHGLTVTDYASLAEVTGRSPSLAPEAINCAAPDTGNMEVLHLFGTPEQKERWLTPLLNGEIRSAFGMTEPDVASSDATNISTRIERDGDHYVINGRKWWISGSADPRCKVMILMGKTDPDGHPYRQQSMVLVPLDAPGVEIVRALPVFGYSDQHGHCEIHLNDVRVPVGNLVGEEGGGFAIAQARLGPGRIHHCMRAIGMAERALELMCRRAAGRVAFGRPLARQGVVQQQIAESRMAIEQARLLTLKTAWLIDRHGVKAARSEVAAIKVIAPRVALEVVDRAIQVHGGAGVSDDTPLAAMWAGLRTLRLADGPDEVHVRSVARTELGKYAS, from the coding sequence ATGGACTTCGGGTTGAGCGAACGGGCCCAGGACTACCTCGGCCGCCTGCAGGACTTCATGGACTCCCACGTCTACCCCGCCGAGCCGCTCTACGCCGAGCAGCGGCGCGAGTTGCGGGCGGCGGGCCAGGAGCACACCGTTCCCCCGATCGTGGAGGAACTCAAGGCGGAGGCCCGCGGGCGCGGCCTGTGGAACCTCTTCCTCCCCGCGAGTCATCCAGGGGGGACGACCCCCCTGTACCCCCCGGCAGGTACCCAAGAAGACCCTGCCCACGGCCTGACGGTCACCGACTACGCCTCACTGGCCGAGGTGACCGGCCGCTCCCCCAGCCTCGCGCCCGAGGCGATCAACTGCGCGGCCCCCGACACCGGGAACATGGAGGTGCTGCACCTGTTCGGCACCCCCGAGCAGAAGGAGCGCTGGCTCACCCCGCTGCTGAACGGCGAGATCCGCAGCGCGTTCGGGATGACCGAGCCGGACGTGGCCAGCTCCGACGCCACCAACATCTCCACCCGGATCGAGCGCGACGGCGACCACTACGTCATCAACGGGCGCAAGTGGTGGATCAGCGGCTCCGCCGACCCCCGCTGCAAGGTCATGATCCTCATGGGCAAGACCGACCCCGACGGTCACCCCTACCGCCAGCAGTCCATGGTGCTGGTGCCGCTGGACGCGCCGGGGGTCGAGATCGTCCGCGCGCTGCCCGTGTTCGGCTACTCCGACCAGCACGGCCACTGCGAGATCCATCTGAACGACGTGCGCGTGCCGGTGGGCAACCTCGTCGGCGAGGAGGGCGGCGGCTTCGCCATCGCCCAGGCCCGGCTCGGCCCCGGCCGCATCCACCACTGCATGCGCGCGATCGGGATGGCCGAGCGGGCGCTGGAGCTGATGTGCCGGCGGGCCGCCGGCCGGGTCGCGTTCGGCAGGCCGCTGGCCCGGCAGGGCGTCGTCCAGCAGCAGATCGCCGAGTCCCGGATGGCCATCGAGCAGGCCCGGCTGCTCACCCTCAAGACCGCCTGGCTGATCGACCGGCACGGTGTCAAGGCCGCCCGGTCCGAGGTGGCGGCGATCAAGGTGATCGCCCCGCGGGTGGCGCTGGAGGTCGTGGACCGGGCGATCCAGGTCCACGGCGGCGCCGGCGTCAGCGACGACACCCCGCTGGCCGCGATGTGGGCGGGGCTGCGCACGCTGCGGCTGGCCGACGGGCCCGACGAGGTCCACGTCCGCTCCGTGGCCCGCACCGAGCTGGGCAAGTACGCGAGCTGA
- a CDS encoding TetR/AcrR family transcriptional regulator, with product MANETGGPAPGARRRMPHARRREQLLRVALGEFGRRGYHLTQMEHVAGTAQVSKALLYQHFASKEDLFAEVTESIVTDLTGRLNASVLAQQDSMEGIRAMVRVLFDYATAEPDAWTLVIRHLDKPEVGLELRELRERLGTAFADLLLRRRRADPALSPAALAANERRVRLLVPLMYGSMLSMVSWWLEHPETPRDRAEQMAVEFIWLGLDRLRSGERLPAPESTR from the coding sequence ATGGCGAACGAGACGGGGGGACCGGCGCCGGGCGCGCGGCGGCGCATGCCGCACGCCCGGCGGCGCGAGCAGCTGCTGAGGGTGGCGCTGGGCGAGTTCGGGCGGCGCGGCTACCACCTCACCCAGATGGAGCACGTGGCCGGGACGGCCCAGGTCTCCAAGGCGCTGCTCTACCAGCACTTCGCCTCCAAGGAGGACCTCTTCGCCGAGGTGACCGAGTCGATCGTCACCGACCTGACCGGCCGGCTCAACGCCTCGGTCCTCGCGCAGCAGGACTCGATGGAGGGCATCCGCGCGATGGTGCGGGTGCTGTTCGACTACGCCACCGCCGAACCCGACGCCTGGACGCTGGTGATCCGGCACCTGGACAAGCCCGAGGTGGGGCTCGAACTGCGGGAGCTGCGCGAACGGCTCGGCACCGCCTTCGCCGACCTGCTGCTGCGCCGCCGCCGCGCCGACCCCGCGCTGTCGCCCGCCGCGCTGGCGGCCAACGAGCGGCGGGTGCGGCTGCTGGTCCCGCTGATGTACGGGTCGATGCTGTCGATGGTCTCCTGGTGGCTGGAGCACCCCGAGACCCCGCGCGACCGCGCCGAGCAGATGGCGGTCGAGTTCATCTGGCTCGGGCTGGACCGGCTGCGTTCCGGCGAGCGCCTCCCGGCCCCCGAGAGCACCCGGTGA
- a CDS encoding luciferase family protein produces MAADGSGATSPAGLVADRLDAWPGISKVRADCGVGLALAAEGIQIIHLHSGDEAELRLTRPVVDRLGEALAGSGRVTVHPDGDWITVRLDTDSDVALVVSLASVAIKAGAGDAAAPRSRTPCGAAPAGGPAGSPS; encoded by the coding sequence GTGGCAGCCGACGGAAGTGGCGCGACCTCCCCTGCCGGCCTCGTCGCGGACCGGCTCGACGCCTGGCCCGGGATCTCGAAGGTCCGGGCGGACTGCGGGGTCGGGCTCGCCCTCGCCGCGGAGGGGATACAGATCATCCATCTGCATTCGGGGGACGAGGCCGAGCTGCGCCTCACCCGTCCCGTCGTGGACCGGCTCGGCGAGGCGCTGGCCGGCTCCGGGCGGGTGACCGTCCACCCCGACGGAGACTGGATCACGGTCCGCCTCGACACCGACTCCGACGTGGCCCTGGTCGTCTCGCTGGCCAGCGTCGCGATCAAGGCCGGCGCCGGCGACGCGGCCGCGCCGCGGTCCCGTACCCCCTGCGGCGCGGCCCCCGCCGGCGGGCCGGCCGGATCACCGTCCTGA